In Trichoderma asperellum chromosome 1, complete sequence, a single window of DNA contains:
- a CDS encoding uncharacterized protein (BUSCO:EOG092D1BN5) produces the protein MDHLAYLAILRCFRNPFGYQPWREKRTFQAMFDILEADIVVMQETKIQRKDLTDDMVLVPGWDVYFSLPKHKKGYSGVAIYTRNATCAPIRAEEGILGVLCPPRSSTQFRNLPKDQQIGGYPRPEQLSGNIDELLLDSEGRCVIIEFPAFVLLGVYSPANRDESRVEFRMEFLQALDARVRNLISEGKQVVLVGDLNVSRSESDSTNVVETLRKEGLSIEEWMNAPSRRLFNHLIYGGTVQGDRDEGREQPVLWDLCREFHPTREGMNTCWDTKRNTRPANNGSRIDYILCSNGLKDWFTEADIQEGLMGSDHCPVFAMVADFVTADAERVPLLAVMNPTGMVARNGQRLREWNTKDVLPLSAKLIPEFDRRQNIRDMFTKSTGAKLSSVPSSLALESAKESTSGDEPMDGVPRLDQDNEKQVNTNYRPGMSDASLSAESKSPTGLGLKAPSFGKRAAGSVDHTCPPSPKRNKVFDRNSVNTNPGVVGRKNIKNSGTIIKGQKTLRGFFKPSATGRVSGRRASDAGANISTNANALLSCREQTTTQSNEGPSSSHSSSSHQALLAPPAAYPLAETNTCSSSPSDSPNALLSMKQAHAAPAHLIETDKTFDPIQAKESWSKLLGKRMLPRCEHNEPCISLVTKKQGVNCGVLTFSFLH, from the exons ATGGACCATCTGGCATATCTTGCGATCTTACGATGCTTTAGAAATCCATTTGGATATCAGCcatggagagagaagcgCACTTTCCAG GCAATGTTCGATATTCTCGAAGCCGATATTGTCGTTATGCAAGAGACCAAGATACAGCGAAAAGACCTGACTGATGATATGGTTCTTGTTCCCGGTTGGGATGTATATTTCAGCCTGCCTAAGCATAAGAAAG GATACTCTGGTGTTGCTATTTACACGCGAAATGCGACTTGTGCGCCCAtcagagctgaagaaggaatCTTAGGAGTGCTCTGCCCGCCTAGGTCGTCAACGCAGTTTCGCAATCTGCCCAAAGATCAACAAATTGGGGGCTATCCAAGACCTGAGCAACTCTCGGGAAACATCGATGAACTACTGTTGGACTCCGAAGGAAGATGCGTTATCATTGAATTTCCAGCATTCGTACTGCTAGGCGTTTATAGCCCAGCCAATCGTGACGAGTCAAGAGTAGAATTTCGCATGGAATTTCTTCAGGCTCTTGACGCTAGGGTACGAAATCTGATTTCAGAGGGCAAGCAAGTAGTTTTGGTGGGGGACCTCAATGTGAGCCGTTCCGAGTCTGATTCAACCAACGTTGTCGAAACCCTACGGAAAGAGGGCCTGAGCATCGAGGAGTGGATGAATGCACCTTCGCGGCGTCTCTTCAATCACCTAATCTATGGAGGCACGGTGCAAGGAGATCGCGATGAAGGACGGGAGCAGCCTGTGCTTTGGGATCTATGCAGAGAATTCCACCCCACACGCGAGGGTATGAATACATGCTGGGACACTAAACGGAACACACGACCGGCCAACAACGGTAGCCGTATCGACTACATACTATGCAGCAATGGGCTGAAAGACTGGTTTACAGAAGCCGACATTCAGGAGGGCTTAATGGGATCTGATCACTGCCCGGTGTTTGCCATGGTAGCTGATTTCGTGACGGCTGACGCGGAGCGGGTGCCACTGTTGGCCGTTATGAATCCAACCGGCATGGTGGCCAGAAACGGTCAACGCCTCCGGGAATGGAATACGAAGGATGTTTTGCCCTTATCGGCCAAATTGATCCCCGAGTTCGACCGCCGACAAAATATCCGAGATATGTTCACGAAGAGCACTGGTGCCAAACTGTCAAGCGTTCCTTCGTCACTGGCGCTAGAAAGTGCCAAAGAATCCACATCCGGAGACGAGCCAATGGACGGCGTGCCGCGCTTAGATCAGGATAACGAGAAACAAGTCAATACTAATTATAGGCCCGGAATGAGCGACGCTAGTCTCTCCGCAGAATCGAAATCGCCAACTGGGTTGGGACTAAAAGCGCCATCGTTCGGAAAACGTGCTGCGGGGTCTGTCGATCATACTTGCCCACCATCtccaaaaagaaataaagtaTTCGACCGTAATAGTGTTAACACTAACCCGGGCGTCGTGGGAAGAAAGAACATTAAAAACTCTGGCACCATCATAAAAGGCCAAAAAACTTTAAGGGGATTCTTTAAACCCTCAGCCACTGGTCGGGTGTCAGGGAGAAGAGCTAGCGACGCAGGTGCCAACATAAGCACCAACGCTAACGCCTTGCTCTCCTGCAGAGAGCAAACAACGACGCAATCCAACGAGGGCCCGTCCTCGTCACACTCATCTTCGTCACACCAAGCTCTGCTAGCTCCGCCAGCTGCATATCCATTAGCGGAAACAAATACATGCAGTAGTTCGCCAAGTGACTCGCCGAATGCATTGCTTTCAATGAAGCAAGCTCATGCAGCCCCCGCCCACCTGATTGAAACTGACAAGACATTTGATCCGATTCAGGCAAAAGAATCCTGGTCAAAACTGCTTGGAAAGCGGATGCTTCCCCGATGCGAGCACAATGAGCCCTGTATCAGTCTCGTCACGAAGAAACAAGGCGTCAATTGTGGTGTGTtgaccttttcttttctccattGA
- a CDS encoding uncharacterized protein (EggNog:ENOG41~TransMembrane:2 (i143-161o167-187i)), giving the protein MENICSFEPLWKDFEAEVPQKHITNIRIKALQYFLRENNSADVHQPPSLDYVIVTCLDAINHLICFWKGDNPIIARLRTVAVQTKHEPIIAIKGAMALWYTSSVSIFERDIHQGVSSEEEITTADDGTIIATWNREYAAERHYVGNLGLMAMLLTTETWLPPKDPKLQVASIVSCAATTIIFAAYMISSRMPTNESWDFALSACPNNEGIRAFLRSAWRLAQQTVDTGDHSPGIDFGAHIDEIRLSKNGKDLLSKVGRGGWGRASFWHPSRKVPGSSWNKWIKNICRPIFSKSPYRNLQDVQIIFRLPSSATLLTSVFGEYYSTLRVKFDQASRPRSRLNDEENKKQFHDLSSQTGGEYPYFNPSPETANSVESLIQEYLYNLPMVKKPIADSCGNLTLPFLTTAIRALRFEEDPDEIEQNLLMMTFPFIL; this is encoded by the exons ATGGAGAATATATGCAGTTTCGAGCCTTTATGGAAAGACTTTGAGGCCGAGGTACCTCAAAAACATATTACAAACATCCGTATAAAGGCCCTGCAATATTTTCTTCGTGAAAACAACTCAGCAGATGTTCATCAGCCGCCCAGTTTGGATt ATGTTATTGTTACATGCTTAGATGCCATCAATCACCTTATTTGCTTCTGGAAGGGTGATAACCCGATTATCGCAAGACTTCGTACCGTTGCCGTCCAAACCAAGCACGAGCCGATCATTGCCATTAAAGGAGCAATGGCTCTTTGGTACACTAGTTCTGTGTCTATCTTTGAAAGAGATATTCACCAAGGCGTGTcttcagaagaagaaattacGACAGCTGATGATGGAACAATTATTGCTACATGGAATAGGGAATACGCTGCTGAGCGCCACTATGTGGGTAATCTGGGCTTGATGGCTATGCTTTTGACAACGGAAACTTGGCTGCCGCCCAAAGATCCCAAACTACAAGTTGCATCAATTGTTTCCTGCGCAGCTACAACGATTATTTTTGCGGCCTACATGATCTCTTCTCGTATGCCTACTAACGAATCTTGGGATTTTGCGCTCTCTGCATGTCCTAATAACGAAGGAATTCGAGCCTTTCTTAGATCGGCATGGCGACTAGCTCAACAAACTGTAGATACTGGAGATCACTCCCCTGGTATAGATTTTGGCGCTCATATTGACGAAATCAGGCTTTCTAAGAATGGAAAGGATCTTCTCAGCAAAGTAGGGCGAGGTGGCTGGGGCAGGGCTTCTTTCTGGCATCCCAGTCGGAAAGTTCCTGGTTCTTCCTGGAATAAATGGATTAAAAATATTTGTCGTCCAATTTTCTCAAAATCGCCATACAGAAATCTCCAAGACGTCCAGATCATTTTCAGACTTCCTAGTTCTGCAACACTATTAACTTCCGTGTTTGGAGAATATTACTCTACCCTTCGAGTAAAGTTCGATCAG GCAAGTCGGCCACGATCTCGATTGAACGACgaagagaataaaaagcaGTTTCATGACCTATCGTCACAAACTGGCGGCGAATATCCGTATTTCAACCCTTCTCCAGAG ACAGCCAATTCAGTAGAGAGTTTAATCCAAGAATATCTCTATAATTTGCCAATG GTCAAGAAGCCTATTGCCGACTCCTGTGGAAATTTGACCCTTCCTTTCTTGACAACAGCAATTAGGGCCCTGAGATTTGAAGAAGATCCGGATGAAATTGAGCAGAACCTCCTAATGATGACTTTTCCGTTCATACTTTGA
- a CDS encoding uncharacterized protein (EggNog:ENOG41), with protein sequence MRITEPSVYLSTFGWSVEDEAGSPKLIQNECAMDISQAALQPDDYPNTENDLLSAIINVGYLPDDSVNLLERMSANSNGIMATASNALPVLSTKEKAAFMKVIEADPFQAARELLGPQYEEKQVSALGVKSHLADDLDSVTHLPLQFTYPDPRQLYNYSSITSQQYQSDIPQMGYFPINEDDALDVDNPWDIDKMLGYNENEGNRATTLPSNIQYNPHDDFFYTF encoded by the exons ATGAGAATCACCGAGCCTTCTGTGTACCTTTCTACGTTTGGATGGTCAGTTGAAGACGAGGCTGGATCTCCGAAGCTCATCCAAAATGAATGTGCTATGGACATTTCCCAGGCCGCCCTCCAACCTGATGACTATCCCAACACAGAAAATGACCTTCTTTCGGCGATAATAAATGTCGGATATCTTCCTGATGACAGTGTCAATCTCCTGGAGAGGATGAGCGCCAATAGCAATGGCATAATGGCAACAGCATCAAATGCTTTACCTGTTCTTTctacaaaggaaaaggcggCTTTCATGAAGGTCATAGAAGCAGATCCTTTTCAAGCAGCTAGAGAACTACTGGGTCCCCAGtatgaagaaaaacaagtATCTGCGCTTGGAGTGAAGTCTCATCTGGCCGATGATCTCGACTCAGTAACCCATTTACCACTGCAATTCACCTACCCCGACCCGCGACAACTCTATAATTACTCATCCATCACTTCACAGCAATATCAGTCAGATATCCCACAGATGGGATATTTCCCCATTAACGAAGACGATGCACTTGATGTCGATAATCCCTGGGACATTGATAAAATGCTTGGCTACAACGAGAATGAAGGTAATAGGG CTACTACTCTGCCCTCCAATATTCAATATAACCCCCATGATGATTTCTTTTACACTTTCTAA
- the CIA30 gene encoding putative complex I intermediate associated protein, giving the protein MRVKSDGRAYYVNVQTESVEPTDLHQHRLFAKRPGQWETILIRWNDFVRTNHGFVVEPQTEILRQKVHSVGIGLTDRVEGPFELCIERVWATNGVEERGKEPENQEGELKNKKGEKIQW; this is encoded by the coding sequence ATGCGAGTCAAGTCTGATGGCCGAGCATACTACGTCAATGTACAAACAGAGAGTGTCGAGCCAACAGATCTACACCAACACAGGCTATTTGCAAAACGGCCTGGGCAATGGGAGACTATTCTAATCCGATGGAATGACTTTGTGCGCACAAACCATGGCTTTGTCGTGGAACCACAAACAGAGATCCTCAGGCAAAAGGTTCACAGCGTGGGTATTGGACTGACGGATCGCGTCGAAGGGCCTTTTGAGCTCTGCATTGAGAGAGTATGGGCGACAAATGGagtggaagagagaggaaaagaaccAGAAAACCAGGAAGGAGAACTCAAGAATAAGAAGGGTGAGAAGATCCAGTGGTGA
- a CDS encoding uncharacterized protein (EggNog:ENOG41), producing the protein MGGLKLCRQEANELFLATFLKYKATMPAYSSLRYPKKTLMKASSFDVLRQMSSNEEIAAEGTGALSSRDNNARPASSNNLALQTKRYLECESSLAFQIGDASGDDVFTDRPASELGCGDTTTKETGDSIEETPIESGRQASRKDTNWALIPREPLQTDAQNIYPSSACVFVANLSQTFDDGRLEVEVTKYFSQFGTVFVKIRRDGRQMPFAFCQFTSDADAENAEKYGSGAMILGRPCRVEKATAHSCFIVYKLSGEEIGRQEAFDLLSTLGTIAKVYPLDSREQKTEKFPSAMVVHYKRYDSLRSVVKTFEGHPIFGVDAYDPKTGTRQQNKRDDQQNYAQYEKDRRSAYFGNLPLTMTSDGLKSLASSCGKVLAAETATKEVPQAGGKIITTCFGFVEFTRPDSVDNAIMSYHRKPINGHVVKVERKRTRTFNGFSYAVNNPQRGYSASMSSTWHGGRIDNRSSNTNRILNADVFNPPVSPLSANLPASSTAEQQQNVATPLNAMSSEAHQVLLTSTKECLHSTATSVTTSEEISATLAVFPATSSSRGFARQPSVSGHGKDIKFDGVVRDNNMKDGTMERHNFIPDTIHKDMREELQIGSTMVHTPKKSEQHAAVNNQGRENKHSYEREDNHSINEEAKNKKSTEIPTRSPLKPGARTPCEQGAGPTTSCFYPIIPPYPYSPYGFHPIQPFMANHMTAQGGAALYNSFGHTYYSPAPYSDMYTMYPMIQHYPAAPSETPTRLRVSSQIIDNGRNESQQELYGKSPKSSMKILRENWNGKHLQRPRRRKRERAKEARANIPTPVAIDYYRRPTAQISAQNARLQQRPDHGSPRLDGLNNDTNHQHASISGTPQVPVSPPDAQDKSSRSISRGRQPKRRDTSTNAAAEDVATERATSADSIMNGILHTRVAKRHPSQKKDTRNPSQSNGGPSHAEHVHAHSVPDELEFERVEVISCPSCPIHGRHSASSHDASKRASDPTGQIRRASEVATEGKAGSDRGVRSGKKDAGKAEGNKMEETAGSLNQETAATAGRGYSGTKEQANDKKPVPLESVAQMDLSSERQPLRIRSTFNPSTPRAMAFNPNHTHIDTALPEREMGNERERQSPSWFTVERKVGG; encoded by the exons ATGGGCGGGCTCAAGCTTTGCCGACAGGAAGCAAACGAGCTGTTTCTG GCTACTTTTCTCAAGTATAAAGCAACGATGCCTGCCTATTCCTCGCTCCGCTACCCGAAGAAGACGCTGATGAAAGCTTCGTCTTTTGATGTCCTTCGCCAAATGTCTTCGAACGAAGAGATTGCAGCTGAAG GCACAGGTGCCTTGTCGAGCCGGGACAATAATGC GCGACCTGCTTCGTCTAACAACTTGGCTTTGCAAACAAAGAGATACCTTGAATGTGAAAG CTCACTCGCATTCCAGATTGGCGACGCCAGCGGAGACGACGTTTTTACTGATCGGCCGGCGTCTGAGTTAGGATGCGGAGATACTACTACAAAAGAGACTGGAGACAGTATTGAGGAGACGCCGATTGAGAGCGGCAGACAGGCCTCACGCAAGGACACCAACTGGGCTCTGATTCCCCGTGAGCCGCTTCAAACCGATGCACAGAATATCTATCCATCTTCGGCCTGCGTATTTGTCGCCAA TCTTAGCCAAACTTTTGACGATGGAAGGTTGGAAGTCGAAGTCACAAAGTATTTCTCGCAATTCGGAACAGTCTTCGTCAAGATTCGACGGGATGGCCGCCAGATgccctttgctttttgccaATTCACA agcgatgctgatgctgagaaTGCTGAAAAATATGGAAGCGGAGCAATGATTCTGGGCCGCCCATGTCGTGTTGAAAAGGCCACAGCTCACT CCTGTTTTATTGTTTACAAACTCTCTGGAGAAGAGATCGGCAGACAAGAAGCTTTTGATCTACTCAGTACATTGGGAACAATAGCCAAGGTGTATCCTCTGGACTCCCGCGAACAGAAGACGGAGAAGTTTCCGTCTGCCATGGTAGTCCATTACAAGCGCTATGATTCCTTGAGATCAGTAGTCAAG ACTTTTGAAGGACACCCCATCTTTGGCGTCGATGCGTACGACCCCAAAACTGGAACTCGTCAACAGAACAAAAGAGACGATCAGCAAAACTATGCTCAGTATGAGAAAGACCGCCGCTCAGCATATTTTGGCAACCTACCCTTGACTATGACTTCAGATGGTTTGAAGTCGCTCGCCAGCTCATGTGGTAAAGTGCTTGCTGCTGAAACAGCGACGAAAGAAGTTCCTCAAGCAGGAGGAAAAA TCATCACAACATGCTTTGGTTTTGTAGAGTTTACACGTCCCGATTCAGTCGACAACGCTATTATGAGCTAC CACCGAAAACCGATTAATGGGCACGTTGTCAAGGTTGAGAGGAAACGTACTCGGACATTCAACGGATTCTCTTATGCTGTTAATAATCCTCAGCGAGGATACTCCGCTAGCATGTCATCCACTTGGCATGGTGGTAGAATCGACaatcgcagcagcaataccAACCGAATCTTGAATGCTGATGTGTTCAATCCACCTGTTTCACCACTTTCAGCAAACCTTCCTGCCTCATCTACAGCTGAGCAACAACAAAATGTCGCGACGCCCCTTAATGCAATGAGCAGTGAAGCTCATCAAGTTCTTTTAACAAGCACTAAGGAATGTTTACATTCCACCGCTACAAGCGTAACTACCAGTGAGGAAATCTCAGCGACGCTAGCTGTGTTTCCGGCGACGTCCTCCTCTCGTGGCTTTGCTCGTCAGCCATCGGTTTCTGGTCACGGAAAAGATATCAAGTTTGACGGAGTAGTGAGAGACAACAACATGAAAGATGGCACGATGGAAAGACACAATTTTATTCCCGATACCATTCATAAAGATATGAGAGAAGAATTACAAATCGGCTCCACAATGGTACACACTCCAAAGAAGTCAGAACAACATGCTGCCGTCAACAATCAAGGCAGAGAAAACAAGCATTCTTATGAGCGCGAGGATAATCACTCAATCAATGAGGAGGctaaaaacaagaagagtACAGAAATTCCCACCAGGTCTCCATTGAAACCTGGTGCCAGAACCCCTTGTGAGCAGGGTGCTGGACCAACGACGTCTTGCTTTTATCCCATTATTCCGCCTTATCCCTATTCTCCTTATGGGTTTCATCCAATCCAGCCATTCATGGCAAACCACATGACGGCTCAGGGTGGTGCTGCTTTATACAATTCCTTTGGACATACTTACTATTCTCCTGCACCATACTCTGACATGTATACAATGTATCCGATGATACAGCATTATCCAGCCGCTCCATCAGAGACACCTACCCGTCTCCGCGTGTCGTCCCAGATCATTGATAATGGACGGAATGAATCTCAACAGGAGTTATACGGCAAGTCGCCTAAGTCTAGCATGAAGA TATTAAGAGAAAATTGGAATGGAAAACACTTGCAGCGACCGAGACGAaggaagcgagagagagcaaaagagGCTCGAGCAAACATTCCGACACCTGTGGCCATTGACTATTACCGCCGACCTACTGCCCAAATATCCGCTCAGAACGCACGCTTGCAGCAACGGCCTGATCACGGTAGTCCCAGATTAGATGGATTGAATAATGACACCAATCACCAGCACGCATCTATTAGTGGCACACCGCAGGTGCCAGTTTCTCCTCCGGACGCACAAGATAAATCTAGTCGTTCTATAAGCAGGGGCCGCCAGCCTAAGCGCCGAGACACTTCTACAAATGCAGCGGCAGAAGATGTAGCGACTGAGAGGGCCACCTCTGCTGACTCAATCATGAATGGCATACTGCACACACGAGTTGCGAAGCGCCACCCTAGCCAAAAGAAAGACACACGGAATCCGTCTCAGTCTAATGGCGGGCCGTCTCATGCTGAGCATGTACACGCCCACAGCGTTCCGGATGAGTTGGAATTTGAGAGGGTTGAAGTCATCAGCTGTCCTAGTTGCCCCATCCATGGCCGGCACTCTGCTTCTTCCCACGACGCCTCCAAACGAGCCTCTGACCCAACTGGCCAAATACGGCGTGCTAGCGAAGTTGCAACGGAAGGCAAAGCGGGATCGGATCGTGGTGTACGTTCAGGAAAGAAGGACGCGGGGAAGGCCGAAGGAAATAAGATGGAAGAAACCGCAGGGTCGTTGAATCAGGAGACTGCCGCAACTGCTGGCAGAGGGTATTCCGGCACAAAGGAGCAAGCAAACGACAAGAAGCCTGTGCCGCTGGAAAGCGTGGCTCAAATGGACCTTTCTTCCGAGAGGCAGCCCCTGCGTATCCGATCGACATTCAACCCCTCCACGCCCAGGGCGATGGCATTCAACCCCAATCATACCCATATAGACACAGCATTACctgagagagagatgggaaATGAACGAGAGCGGCAATCGCCGAGTTGGTTCACTGTTGAACGGAAAGTTGGGGGTTAA
- a CDS encoding uncharacterized protein (TransMembrane:3 (o15-38i50-67o73-94i)), which produces MPSQRDIANHVADPVLHICSVLAFYHLHLAFIISYIFYAAKAVVLIADHGYYSSYHDFSIIEVWAFIKRLVGTWLLLFHISFFTEVVAFMIWAYPFVLGWRREDPDEIEYLPLVVRMNMATSGWMGRRLRWHMDDYWGEFAEPYY; this is translated from the coding sequence ATGCCGTCTCAAAGAGACATCGCCAACCATGTCGCGGATCCAGTATTGCACATTTGCTCCGTCCTCGCCTTCTACCACCTCCACCTGGCCTTCATTATCAGCTACATCTTCTACGCCGCCAAAGCcgtcgtcctcatcgccGATCATGGCTACTACTCCAGTTACCACGACTTCAGCATCATCGAGGTTTGGGCATTCATCAAGCGCCTTGTAGGAACGTGgctcttgctcttccacatttccttcttcaccgaAGTCGTTGCCTTTATGATCTGGGCTTATCCGTTTGTGCTTGGCTGGCGCCGCGAGGATCCTGATGAGATTGAGTATCTCCCGCTGGTGGTGCGGATGAACATGGCGACAAGTGGATGGATGGGGAGGAGGCTGAGGTGGCACATGGATGACTACTGGGGTGAATTCGCAGAGCCCTATTATTAG
- a CDS encoding uncharacterized protein (TransMembrane:3 (o58-81i114-133o153-173i)), translated as MNAVQKYNMQSISGSLFKTQTWWETTTQLLIRLDRIFIASFTIMEQIEPSSPLRLSEYWMLAIVIHVNLAWLICTTIVSIAHATEASWFPTIPLDGDGSGFALFWSASKIVFRLWLRLFFLLISLELIGMLAWSVVCLRSLWYRGVLNFPLPLIFQICSAMRFGFMWILRICYR; from the exons ATGAATGCCGTACAAAAGTATAACATG CAGTCAATATCAGGCAGTCTATTCAAAACACAAACTTGGTGGGAAACAACAACCCAGCTGCTCATCCGCCTCGAtcgcatcttcatcgccagcttcaCCATCATGGAGCAAATCGAACCCTCCTCACCACTTCGCCTCTCCGAATATTGGATGCTGGCAATCGTCATCCACGTCAACCTCGCCTGGTTGATATGTACCACCATCGTGTCCATCGCGCACGCGACTGAAGCCTCCTGGTTCCCGACAATTCCACTAGACGGTGACGGCAGCGGCTTTGCCCTCTTTTGGTCGGCCTCTAAAATCGTATTCCGGCTGTGGCTCcgtctcttttttctgctcATTTCCTTGGAGCTCATCGGCATGTTGGCCTGGAGCGTTGTCTGCCTGAGGTCCTTGTGGTACCGCGGGGTCCTAAACTTCCCTTTGCCATTGATATTTCAAATCTGCTCCGCCATGAGATTTGGTTTTATGTGGATTTTACGCATTTGCTATAGATAG